The nucleotide sequence atcctattcctgccagcTGTGACTTGCAGTGCAGGTTGTGTTATAGAAAattcaaaattacaaaaaaagtaaaaaattacactaataacaaaatgttacttattgttattaatattggacTGAGTTATAGACTACCTAGTGAGATGATACAGAATCTGCACAACGAAAACAGTCTATTATTGTCTGAATACAGCATATCAAAGGACAAATACTGACattggaaaatgaggaaaaaaagctAATAACGATTatgcataaaaaaggaaaataacattgcaaattgAAGGTATACAGTCTTGTCACGACACATGAATGTTTGTGTGCACTCAGCCCAATAACTCTATCAATCAGCTGAACATTTATGATAATCCTGAGGGCCACATCTGGCTCAAAAGCCACGAGTCTGACACCCATCCTgtacattaaaaataaagaataaaataaaatagatttcaGGGCACTATCCTTAGTGTTAAAACTGTCTTTTTAGTTAGTTTGATAACTAAGAAAACACTGCAAGATTAAAATAAACAGCAATATATTCATAACCTGTGTCCCTTTCTATCACTTCCTATACAAACTGCCCCTGTGAGCTATATGTAATACCTTACACATGAATTTCATACCTTAAATTTCACATTTTGATTTTCATCATAATATAGCTAATAAAACATAAACTACCAGTAATCTACAAACATTTCCATATGAACCAAAATCTAACCCAGAGGCTTTGTGCCCCAGATATCCacccaatcactgtatttccctatctGGGGCTCTGCCCTTGGACCCCCTCCCTAATTGCCAAGGACCTATTCTCTATGTGGCATTAGTCACggcttattttcttaatttctgataTTATTCTTTGCCTGCactaattatttcatatatcagtgagtgtagttttttttttctttatgatataGTTATTACATTTAGAATAGGTTCAGTTCCCCACAACCATGTAGTATAAGGTAAATTTTGCCTATGATGGACAGAATGACTTaaaataagacacttttcatgAAAATGTCCCTAACTCTTCAGTCaaaaaatttattcaacaatctaagtaGCCATGACTGGGCTTGCCCTTCAAAGCACTGCACGAGAGGTGGTGGATGGCAGTGGCTTGGTGGCCGGGGGGCTGGAGGGGCACAGACCCACCCAGCGACCAGGAGTCAAGGGGCCCCGAAGACGCCCCAACActtttaacccattggtgacgggtgtagaaaactaaaaaaaactctacgctctggcgaaccatggcaacgcgccgactttgagcacgtgaattcggtacatcaagccgaatcactgcctcagagcgctttggcgcgctgccgcggcggacagccgcacgccacatttcgagcttattgttatgacacctataggcatgacccatcgggaaggggttaaccGAGTGGTgccaaaagccttccaaaacaaaatgtaaacaagatgacaactcggcatagctgcgtccctagagattaacctaaggcatagttctcttggaggggggacgccaaaaacgatcagtgcccACCCAGCCCCACAGCACTCTCTAACATACTATGTCTTCACTTTGGTATACATGGCAAGATAGAACTGAAACTTGGAAGCACCAAGTGGACTTGGATTATGAGCTGTACTTTTCAcaatctttttctcttatttgtggtGTTACCATTCATGCCTGCAACTTTTAGTTCTTTAGAAGATCTTTAATTTACTTTAGCTTAGTGCATCTATGCAGTAAAGATTAACCTCTTTCATCTATTGTATTACCTTTGcagttgataataagaaagttgcACAGCACataatactttggtatacatttacaggaaaatgtaatggcacTATAATAATCAATGAGAAAAACTACACCCTCTAATACATTAAATAATCTGTATAGGAAAAGAatgtcagaaaagaagaaaactgatCATGACAAATGCCATGAAGAGTATGTCCACTGCAATCAGGTGGGGGTCAGGGGATTGAGCCTTTAATAGAGTAATATGGTGATCAGACGGGGGGCTCAGGGTAAAGCCCCCAGTTTGGGAGGATTTTTGGGTTGATACCATGATGTTTGAGGATTTCCCAGGAAAGGCTGGAGTAAGAGGGACTTCCAATTAGATAATTTGcaatggaaaataaagagagattcatgcatattacaaCATTGATAACTGACAGAAGGAATAATAAATGCAAGACTGGATGGCTGTGTGATACTAAAAAAATCACTTAGGTTTTCTAGTTAATCTATATGAAAGTAAAAGGGACACAGACACCAACATTTTATAGAGAATAAGATATAGtcataaacaacacaggtacagctcaTGCTGCCTCACATTTActgtaaaataacaaaattattagtTACATATCACCACTCAGAGACTAAATCCACAACATCCTTACAGAGCCAgacttcttaacccaatgccaacaggtATGACGTGTACCCACAtgctatgcccattgtgagtactggtttgattatttttacacatagatggctacacttgtactaagtcaccaatgagccagttacgagtaatgcctgcgtcgtttttttttttttttttttataaaatattttacgttatcttattttgttgttactaatgttaaaaaacattataataattataatgtttataataagaataatatcattgatattcatagaacaagtaaaaaatatgtttttcccgccatttcaaatcaggtacggtcacaaggtagttttccccatcttttgttcattttccccagcggcattgggttaatgtcaCATTTTCCTAACCCAACACTgccgggtgaagaaaataaaaactttacaTTCTGGAGATTAATCACAATGAGCCGACTTTGAGCCCAGGAGTTTGCTACACCCAGCCAAACGTCCCGCTCGAAGCGCTCTGACACATCTTTGCTCTGTACAGCCGTACTCTGCAGACCAAGAGGTTTATTATGACACCCTTTGGCATGACTCTGGCAGTATCGGGTTAAAATTTATTTTCTATAATTCCTCCCTACCACAACTCGTCTGTACCCTCCACACAAACTATAAGTCACATATATTTCCTATAACAAAGTCGTTGCAGCagttggcatgaagtgctaataaaggggggtacaggaggatctcccccccccccatctaataGAATAAATAGGTGTGAAAGGTTTGGGTTCAATTTGTGGGATTTGCATGATACCTTGGTTTGGAACTtacattattttctcatttctccttattttctgttcttctatTCATTCCAGGCAAAGTATACCTTGTACCACATGGCCATGTGAAACTGACATTATCCATCAGGGCATGTACACTTCACTCGtagttaattgaaaaaaaaaaacacattaagctCTGTCTTGCTGGAATATACATGTTGGAGACTAGTTTTCTGCCAGGTTGGAAGGGTACCAATGCCATGGCAATCAAAGTGTCCAGTTCCAGGGGGAAAGAGGCATAACTTCAAGAATTTCTGTAATACTTGCCCTGTAGCCTTTCAAAGCTACCATATGGTTACATATTTCGGGTTACTGTATAGTATCAAAAAATGTAAGCTGTCAGTTGGGATATCCTAACCGAGATGCCGGTCTCATGTGACAATAAATAGACGTTGACAATTCTCCCCAATCCTGCAAATCACTGTCATTGCACCAGGTAAGTACAAAAGCTCAGAGCAACCTTTACCTGTCAAAAGCACCTACATGCCCCCACCTACGCGCATCTACCACTCATTCATAACCCCGTAACTCACCacctaaaatacaaacaaaataaaagacgaaaatcCCCACACCTCGAGAGCGGCTAAGAAACCTTCCTTTTTTCACCCTAGTTTTGGGGTCTTATCATACCACTATGACACCCTTACGTGGGTCTACTTACCGGGGTATCAAAGGAGAACATGCACTCATCCTTGTACACTTTGTCCCCGCCTTTAGGAACTCGAATCCTGGAAAAATGTTCGCGTAACTTCTCCATCCTTGCGATGACAACAGTAAACCAAAGCAACGCTATTTTCAccgagttgtttttttttttttgtaaaccgtATTTGGACAAAATTTTCATcagtatatctataatattaacTATCAGAGATTttaattaatacatttatttaaattACGTGTTTTCTAAAATAAGTTGTCCTTTGGTAGCAAGGTTAAACGAAATAAACGCGGCTTTATCTACAGTTATAATAACACTGCAGGCGGTAGGAGATGCACTTGAATTATTCAGTTTGTTCTCAATTAAGGATTTATTTGAATTGCTTGTAAGGCGGCAAATTCTTTCCATGCGTTCTAGGCGGTCTTAGGGATATGCACACGTTTTTGGATGCGTACATGTGCACGTGGATGtggtctgtgatatatatatatatatatatatatatatatatatatatatatatatatatataagtatgtatatgcatatatatgtatgtgtaagggcCACTCCCACGTTTTTTTTGCCTAAATTATACTTTTATAGCTCTGGCCGTATCTTAAAAACGCTCCTCGACTAGTTAAATGTTCAAGACTTTTCTAGAGGGTTGGATCAAAGCATCCAAGaaactaaccacacacacacatactcacacacacactcacacacacacacagacacacacacacacacacacacacacacacacacacacacacacacacacacacacacacacacacacacacacacacacacacacacacacacacgcacacacacacacacacacacacacacacacacacacacacacacacacacacacacacacacacacacacacgcacatacacacatacacacatacacacacatacacacatacacacatacagacatacagacatacacacacacacacacacacacacacacacacacacacacacacacacacactcacatagttatatatatacatatatatatgtatatgtctatataaatatatatatacatatatatatgtatatatatagacatatatatagacatatatatatagatatatatatatgtctatatatatatatatatatatatatatatatatagacatatatatgtctatatatatatgtctatatatatatatgtctatatatacatatatatatatatatatatatatatgtatatatatatatatatatatatatatatatatatatatgactttgaaTGACTTTGATAGTAATTCTTGCCTGATGAATGACTAGAATATTTAGCCAGAAGAGATATATATTCTCTAATCAGTGATTGGCCATagaaatatcaaacacacacgAGCATTATATTCTTGTTCAACTGTTTAACTTTGcaatgttgttgtattttttcaaagcaatcttatatatattttccatcagATTTAGAAAAATATTGGAGGGGGTCATTGGGCCTCTGTACCCCAGTGGCCTAAATGTCAACCTGCGCCCCTGGATGACATCCAGGGGCGCAGTAAATACACACATCCAGTGAATATGTGTTTttacatatgttgatatattcATTCAATTTACAGACCGACATTGTCACCTTTATTAGCTGTCTCTTATGTGATGTCAGCATTAATTTACATCCCAACATccatattatattttcttccagAATAGCAGTGTATTTCTTAAAAGGAAATGATACGATAAATATTTCCATTACAGTTTAATcgagtgaaaaataaaataaataagaattacaATTGAGAGACAAaacattttgtttaaaaaaaaatcacatgtagattaaaaaaaaaaaaaaaaaaaaaaaaaaaaaaaagttatctcttTTCTCATGTAATTGGTGTCATTATAACTAGGTATTTTACTATATTCTATTTATTCCTATTCTCTGTTTTCCCGCCATTTGCAGTTTATAATCTTGGGAAAACTTTATTTCTGGgcgatttctttcttcttcttgaatgcatttcttgaaacttgagcTCCCAATGTCTCTACCTTAAGGAGAAAATTGTTTGTGATGAACCTTTCTATCATTGCGAAAATACATATTGCATATCCGATCGCACATTATATAAATTACGGTGTAATGTAGGCCTAcaatacacctctctctctctcacacatatgtgtgcgtgtgtgtgtgtgcgtgtgtgtgtgtgtgtgtgtgtgtgtgtgtgtgtgtgtgtgtgtgtgtgtgtgtgtgtgtgtgtgtgtgtgcgtgcgtgtgtgtatgagtgtgtatgtgcgtgcgtgcgtgcgtgtgtgcgtgcgtgcgtgcgtgcgtgcgtgcgtgcgtgcgtttgtgtgtgtgtgtgtgtgtgtgtgtgtgtgtgtgtgtgtgtgtgtgtgtgtgtgtgtgtgtgtgtgtgcgtacgtgtatgtgtgcgcacagtATGTCGCTTTGGTTTACGTTTACAATATATACTTTTCACTTGCCTCCCTACTGAGACGGTGGTGGATAACCTCGGCCACGAAGCAAATTAGAGCAAGACTCAGGCCACACACCAACACTACGAACATGCCCTGCAGATATGTGCAAATGATGATTACGAAAATGTATTTACCTACATctggtatgcatatgtatacatacaaacgtaaatacatgcatatatataaacacactcacacgcacacgcacacgcacacacgcgcgcgcacacacacacacacacacacacacacacacacacacataaacatatatatatatatatatatatatatttacatatatataaatacatatatgtatatatttatatatatatgtatgtgtgtgtttgtagatagatatatgatagataaatatagatatagagatatacaaataTCGATATAGAtgtcttttcatatatgtatatatatgaaaatataaatatatatatatacatatatatatgcgcgctcgcgctcgcgtttgtgtgtgtgtgtgtgtgtgtgtgtgtgtgtgtgtgtgtgtgtgtgtgtgtgtgtgtgtgtgtgtgtgtgtgtgtgtgtgtatgtgtatgtgtgtgtgtgtgtgtgtgagtgtggatacGTGTGTACATGCTTGCTTACTTACTTtacttgcatacatgtatacacagtttatttgtacgtatgtgtatttacCTGGCTATATAATATCATCTATATctcttcctatctacctatccattccCCAACTTTTATATACAATACCCAGGTGGTTTCCACAGTAAGCGGTTCTTTGACTGTGAAGCTGGAAGGAAGGTACACACACGCAGTGGCGTTGGGAATAGCGTTGAGGACCCACTTGTCGTACAATCCTGATGCCAGCAGCTGTTGAATCCTACttggagagaagcagaaagaaagagagaatgagaaaaagagagacacaaagagagagagagagagagagagagagagagagagagagagagagagagagagagagagagagagagagagagagagagagagagagagagaagagagaatgagaaaaagagagacacaaagagagagagagagagagagagagagagagagagagagagagagagagagagagagagagagagagagagagagagagagagagagagagagagagagagagagagagagagagagaaagaaagagagaatgagaaagagagagacagagagagagagagagagagagagagagagagagagagagagagagagagagagagagagagagagagagagagagagagagagagagagagagagagagagagagagagagagagagggggaagagagagagagagagagagagagagagagagagagagagagagagagagagagagagagagagagagagagagagagagagagagagagagagagagagagagagagagagagagagagagagagagagagagagagagagagagagagagagagagagagagagagagagagagagagagagagagagagagagagagagagagagagagagagagagagagagagagagagagagagagagagagagagagagagagagagagagagagagagagagagagagagagagagagagagagagagagagagagagagagagagagagagagagagagagagagagagagagagagagaagagagagagagagagagagagagagagagagagagagagagagagagagagagagagagagagagagagagagagagagagagagagaaagagagagagaggagagagagagagagagagagagagagagagagagagagagagagagagagagagagagagagagagagagagagagagagagagagagagagagagagagagagagagagagagagagagagagaaaaaaaaagagagagagagagagagagagagagagagagagagagagagagagagagagagagagagagagagagagagagagagagagagagagagagagagagagagagaggagagaaaaagagagagagaaaaaaaaagataaagaaagaaagaaagaaagaaaagaaagataatgaatgaaTTACAAGATATATGAATTCCACAACAGTTATATTGGACGTATTGTCACCCTTGCGAATCCTTGCATATGGCTTACCTGGCATCAATGGCTGGGATGAGCGGAGAGTTCTTCCTTCCTATCATTGCATAAAAGAAGGGCATAAAGGTCTCACGGACTTTGTAGAAGTCACAACGACCTGGACGGAACAATGGAACGTTTAATAATGATTTGAACAATACCACTAAGTTGATTGGATTCATCGCTCACCACAAATAGTATGATATTTTTATCCAGCGCAAGCAATGATGATCTCGCATGAAATTACCTCCGTAGTTAGCATATCAACAgattaacaacacacacacacacaaacacacagatgcatacacacttCCTCTtgaaccttttccttttttgtgactGGTGAATTAAAAAGTAAAACTCACAAAAgattttgcaataaaaaaaatttgCAGTATCACGAGTTTTCAATTTGCAGGATATACGAAAAAATATTCAGAGCCTCTCTTTAAATACCATTGAAATATTTCGGCCCAAATCAGTGCAAAGTGCATCAATAATTAGCCTCGATGTTTTGCAGTCACTGTCCAACCTGTCTTGGAGAAGATATCAGCCGGTAGTTTACGACTTGTAGATTCATCAATGAAGAGAACGTGAGTGCCATCCCTCACCAAAGTGCCAAGGAAGTGTGCCATCGTATTCAGCGGCTCGTGGTGCATGCGGCCCACCTTGAGCAGGGCGTGTAGATCAGCCAGGATCCCTTCCTTCGTATTCTGTTGGAAATTGTGTTTTAACGTGACTAGTAGCTTTATAATCTCatacgtttttcctttttttttacttgagttatatttttcattttatttatgctGTAGATTGGAGGCTAGTAAACCCACGGTATACATTCGCGATTaagcattttgtttttttaatggaaaaaagagagagaaatcgatagaGGAAACATTGGCTCTTCCGAATAACAGAATCTCCCACCTCCATGATATCGGTATAAGCAGACGCCTGTTCCATGATGACGTTGATATGTGGATCATTAACGATGTCCTGGCCCGTCTGGAAAGGCAACGACACGTGCCTTACGGTCAGCAGAGACATCAGGTTTCCCGTGTAGCTCCAGGTGGTTACCATGGCGACGAGCAGCCACCCTCCGACCACCCATCGCCCAGATGATCCGGGCAGGTCACAGCCCAACCCTGTGATTGCAACATTCAGGCCTctgagtaatgattatgatgtaatCAGAACAGCATTCACGGTTTTAATATGTGTTGAAGATTATTGTGACAGCTCAATGAGGCTTTACTGAGAGGTAAAGTTGCTGcgaaataattaaatgataattaaatgtGATACTTAGTAAATATGATTATAACTTTATGATGGCGAATTGAGAATAAACACAGACGGGGTGCATCTGGATCCTGAGGTAATCCCTGCGCCATTCAAGGACAGGTAATTCGAGTAAGATTTGTTTAGTTCTTTTGGTCTGTCTAATAAAGAAATTCAAAAGTAAAATGTGACACGATATTTATTTCATGATAGCAGAGCTAGAAAtgataacatatatgcatgtaatatataaatatcagcaATACAATAGAACTGTCTGTTATTCATCTGCCAAAGAAACACATGTCATTGACAATACTTTGACTAGACGTCCACCAGCATGACATATGTTAACATAAGCAGAACTCCAGAATTATTGAATATGACTAGAGTTTGACACCACGTAATCAGCGCCCTTCTGCCATGACTGTGAGATTGATGTAGTCACGAACAATAAGATTCAGAACTATTTTCGCCCATAAACCGACCTTCAGCGCAATTCCTATTCTATCACGACAATATGCTAGAGCAACGCTATGAAATGACACAATGGATGAGCTGAAAAAGATGCAGAGAGTTTGAAGTTCAGCACAGGGAAAAACTATTGAAAAAACAGGACTCATGACTCACCCTGCTGCAGGAGCGTCCGTACATGTAA is from Penaeus chinensis breed Huanghai No. 1 chromosome 36, ASM1920278v2, whole genome shotgun sequence and encodes:
- the LOC125044804 gene encoding glutamate receptor 3.2-like, with the protein product MIAFCSCTHSPRRPTWGWVPLRSCGVARSWYSTASQLFFDSTVILASKGKPEHNPWSFLLPLAPAVWAALFVAVTCTCSALLILGVWDFVSGRLNRAMDVLFLHVRTLLQQGLGCDLPGSSGRWVVGGWLLVAMVTTWSYTGNLMSLLTVRHVSLPFQTGQDIVNDPHINVIMEQASAYTDIMENTKEGILADLHALLKVGRMHHEPLNTMAHFLGTLVRDGTHVLFIDESTSRKLPADIFSKTGRCDFYKVRETFMPFFYAMIGRKNSPLIPAIDARIQQLLASGLYDKWVLNAIPNATACVYLPSSFTVKEPLTVETTWGMFVVLVCGLSLALICFVAEVIHHRLSREVETLGAQVSRNAFKKKKEIAQK